DNA sequence from the Thiosulfativibrio zosterae genome:
GTCTAGTGAGTCATTAGTATTAAAAGAGTCAATGGCTTGCCAATCTTGCGCCAGGCCGGTGCATTCTAATCCCCAGTTTTTCTTTTCACTGATTTTTTTGGCATTGGGTTTGCGAATAGAGCAATCATTAAACGCTGAAAATGCCTGCGGATGAAGGGTTTGAATGCGTTGATTGGCATCATAATCCACTTTAAATAACACGCACATTTCAGGTTCCATGTGCAGATTAATAGGGCTTGAAAAGTCCGCTTTAATCACATTGGATGACAGCGGATAAACGCCTAAAAAACTGCTGTGGTTGGGCAGATAAATGGGGAAAATCCCCTTTGGAGCCAAAGGGTCAGCCGTTTTGACCTTCACAAAATCGGCATCCTCGCCGGCTTGGCTAAGATGTTCGGCAAAGTTACCGGCGATGCCGAATACTGGGATTTGTTTTAATTGTTCGGTCGTAAAATTGATCATGAGTCTTTAACTTTTTTAAAACATCAACATTTGTAATTTGCGGCGGTAGTTTTTAACCAATTCTGGGTGGCTGTCTTTCAAGCTCTCGAAAAGTTCGACCAGCGTTTTTTGCGCAATATTGTCTTGGAAGTCTTTATGACTGCTGAACAATTTTAAAAGGGCTTTAAAAGCTTCTTCAAACGCATTATGAATAATCAG
Encoded proteins:
- a CDS encoding DUF5718 family protein, translated to MINFTTEQLKQIPVFGIAGNFAEHLSQAGEDADFVKVKTADPLAPKGIFPIYLPNHSSFLGVYPLSSNVIKADFSSPINLHMEPEMCVLFKVDYDANQRIQTLHPQAFSAFNDCSIRKPNAKKISEKKNWGLECTGLAQDWQAIDSFNTNDSLDNLHIASFICRNQVVQTYGMDSPVRNYQYFYQKLLDWCVVTLNTQTDFGPLENLMGYLTDLGFPTQIIISLGATRYTPFGETGYLQPDDQIGIFVYDANQTSEAALMDYFSQQTAQKNAQQPNSCIGSGCIGLIQSVKALS